One genomic segment of Pedosphaera parvula Ellin514 includes these proteins:
- a CDS encoding PAS domain S-box protein, with the protein MKNREITLQGEADRSPRESLLDDLTSLAARICQVPYSLICLWKHGQAQPISWFGLTAGEAEEIGRLSVLSEEQTEELILEDIQKSDRFAAEPWPGGEAPMRFYAGIHLLHPSGKILGLLCVLDRRPRKMTREDQLALRKLGRLALTELKPEQLLIRTVRKPGIPRPTRENDLVRALTLARNGAEEDLLRERNLSDSIINSLPGIFYLFNKGGEFLRWNRNLERVTGYSNSEIAGMSPLEFFGDGDKNRIAERIQSVFENGQANVEANLVSKLGDATPYYFTGTLMLFHGQPCVLGMGVDITEHKRVEYRHLALSKLGESLSSATTPKEAARIIGDVSDELFHWDAYSLNLYSPNQDKVHPVLNVDTIQGRKQELFIPLVDNTPSMRSRRILEAGAELVLKNEPLKLSPDTFPFGDLARPSASIMLVQIRNRTKVIGILSIHSYHINAYKQEDLHLLQSLADHCGGALERIRAEQELKSSEKLFHSIWENSVDGMRLTDESGMIVAVNEAFCRLVGIQENELVGKPFTTIYSQAENHDQLLFRYRQRFKNKNVEKTIERKLTIRSGKTVDLEVTNSVIELPESKRMVLGLFRDTTEHKRAEDELRKSEAQLRLVWENSLDGMRLLDEHGIFLMVNETFCRMVDKPREELLGRSLASVYEPGQAKKIAQVFCERFRERLIPPHREKEVTLWNGKVLFWELTNSLLEVEEQPTLCLSVIRDMTVSKRVQRKIQQLEQQRALEKERDRIARDMHDDVGGSLTRITLLSEIAEAEIASGKIVAPEESRARIQKISAMSREVVRNVDEIVWAVDPGNDSLEKFASYICHLAEELLKVTVINYRLDVPTMLPNYYLGSDVRHNLFLVVKECLNNVVKHSEATEVSLQMGIAGTEFTVTISDNGRGFETGKLKPFSNGLGNMRKRMDKIGGVITLKSQLDHGTTVALAINLEK; encoded by the coding sequence ATGAAGAACCGAGAAATCACACTGCAGGGCGAAGCGGACCGCTCTCCACGGGAGTCTCTTTTAGATGACCTTACCAGTCTGGCAGCCCGAATCTGCCAGGTTCCGTATTCCTTGATCTGCCTTTGGAAACATGGGCAGGCACAACCCATTTCGTGGTTTGGTTTAACCGCCGGAGAGGCAGAGGAAATTGGCCGTTTATCAGTTCTTTCAGAGGAACAAACCGAGGAGCTTATTCTGGAAGACATTCAGAAGAGCGATCGATTTGCGGCAGAACCATGGCCGGGAGGAGAAGCGCCCATGCGGTTTTACGCCGGGATTCACCTGCTCCATCCATCCGGAAAGATTCTGGGACTACTATGCGTTCTCGACCGAAGACCACGTAAGATGACCCGGGAGGACCAACTGGCACTCCGGAAATTAGGCCGGTTGGCGTTGACGGAATTAAAGCCGGAACAACTTTTGATCCGGACAGTGAGGAAGCCTGGGATTCCAAGGCCGACCAGGGAAAATGACCTGGTGCGGGCCTTGACTCTCGCGAGGAACGGAGCCGAAGAAGACTTGCTCCGGGAACGAAACCTTTCCGACTCCATAATCAACAGCCTCCCGGGGATATTTTACCTGTTTAACAAAGGAGGAGAGTTTCTTCGATGGAATCGCAACTTGGAAAGGGTAACTGGCTATTCCAACTCGGAGATAGCCGGCATGAGTCCCTTGGAATTCTTTGGCGATGGCGACAAAAACCGGATTGCCGAGCGGATCCAATCCGTGTTTGAGAATGGGCAAGCTAATGTAGAAGCAAACCTTGTATCCAAGCTGGGTGATGCAACGCCTTATTATTTTACCGGCACCCTGATGTTGTTTCATGGCCAGCCTTGTGTGCTCGGCATGGGCGTGGATATCACAGAGCACAAGCGTGTCGAATACCGGCATCTGGCGCTTTCGAAATTGGGAGAAAGCCTGAGTTCGGCCACGACTCCAAAGGAAGCGGCACGTATTATTGGAGATGTTTCTGACGAGTTATTCCATTGGGACGCCTATTCGTTGAATTTATACAGTCCTAATCAAGATAAGGTGCATCCGGTGCTCAACGTGGACACCATTCAGGGCCGGAAGCAGGAACTCTTCATACCGTTGGTGGATAATACTCCCAGCATGCGGTCGCGGCGGATATTGGAGGCCGGAGCAGAACTGGTGTTGAAAAACGAACCGCTGAAGCTTTCTCCCGACACCTTTCCATTTGGGGACCTGGCCCGCCCTTCGGCCTCCATCATGCTGGTGCAGATACGGAATCGCACCAAGGTGATTGGAATCCTGTCCATTCACAGCTATCACATCAACGCGTATAAGCAGGAGGATTTGCACCTGCTGCAAAGTCTGGCGGACCATTGTGGGGGGGCGTTGGAGCGTATCCGGGCTGAACAAGAACTGAAGAGTTCGGAAAAACTTTTTCATTCGATTTGGGAAAACTCTGTTGACGGGATGCGTCTGACCGACGAATCGGGAATGATCGTGGCCGTAAACGAGGCTTTTTGCCGACTGGTGGGCATTCAGGAAAATGAGCTGGTTGGAAAACCATTTACCACCATCTATTCGCAGGCCGAGAATCACGATCAGCTGCTCTTTCGATACCGCCAACGTTTTAAAAACAAGAACGTGGAGAAGACGATTGAGCGCAAATTGACCATTCGGAGCGGCAAGACTGTCGATTTGGAAGTAACCAATTCTGTCATCGAACTGCCCGAGAGCAAGCGGATGGTGTTGGGATTGTTTCGGGACACCACAGAGCATAAGCGCGCCGAGGACGAACTGCGGAAATCCGAGGCCCAGCTGCGATTGGTTTGGGAAAATTCGCTCGATGGCATGCGATTGCTGGATGAACATGGCATTTTCCTGATGGTAAACGAAACGTTTTGCCGCATGGTGGACAAGCCGCGCGAGGAATTACTGGGGCGATCACTCGCCAGTGTGTACGAACCGGGCCAGGCGAAGAAAATCGCCCAAGTCTTTTGTGAGCGTTTCCGGGAACGATTGATTCCACCACACCGGGAGAAAGAGGTGACGCTTTGGAACGGGAAGGTGTTGTTTTGGGAACTCACCAATTCGCTGTTGGAGGTGGAGGAACAGCCTACTCTTTGCCTGAGCGTCATCCGGGACATGACGGTGAGCAAGCGAGTGCAGAGGAAAATCCAGCAACTCGAACAACAACGGGCCCTGGAAAAGGAACGCGATCGGATCGCCCGCGACATGCACGATGATGTGGGCGGGAGTTTAACACGCATCACGCTGTTGAGTGAAATTGCAGAAGCCGAAATTGCCTCCGGAAAGATCGTGGCCCCGGAGGAATCCAGGGCCAGGATCCAAAAGATTTCCGCCATGTCCCGCGAGGTGGTCAGGAATGTGGATGAGATTGTCTGGGCCGTTGATCCGGGAAATGACAGCCTGGAAAAGTTTGCCAGCTATATCTGCCATTTGGCGGAAGAACTGCTGAAAGTAACCGTGATTAATTACCGCCTGGACGTGCCAACCATGCTGCCGAACTATTATCTCGGCTCCGATGTGCGCCATAACCTGTTTCTGGTGGTAAAGGAATGTTTGAACAACGTGGTAAAACATTCGGAAGCGACTGAGGTATCACTGCAGATGGGGATTGCAGGGACGGAGTTTACGGTTACGATTTCAGACAACGGCAGAGGGTTTGAAACCGGCAAGCTAAAGCCGTTCTCAAATGGTTTAGGCAATATGCGCAAGCGAATGGACAAAATCGGCGGAGTGATCACGTTGAAGAGCCAACTTGACCACGGCACCACGGTAGCCCTGGCGATCAACCTGGAAAAATGA
- a CDS encoding transglycosylase SLT domain-containing protein, whose protein sequence is MPVHRLTAAKGHTPDGLFMHFPSLPSFSLLILLALAATNLSRAQLSAETPAVGQPPSAADSAPIRSPEDLAREKAIAEFTQRMKDANYPALFEKAASEFGVPTDVLAGIAFAETRWEHLQWPPGETVSPETGMPRPYGIMSLWDNEYFGHSLLDAAKLIGKDPQELKDDPYQNMRGAAALLKQLYSETPKPADAQGDEIESWRKAIVKYSGIPQPELSEQHGLEVYEYMNDGYHQYGIEWEKHPVKLEAMRAEVAKIKADAQALALAREKEQQEKDAKLIPALAKKNVNNEAPKAQSGAAVQVAASTPSTKPSWMIWGAALGILALVVVIYFALRPKDISSRK, encoded by the coding sequence ATGCCTGTGCACAGGTTAACTGCTGCAAAAGGTCACACACCGGATGGCTTGTTTATGCATTTCCCCTCTCTACCCTCTTTTTCTCTCCTCATCTTGCTCGCCTTGGCAGCCACAAATCTCAGTCGCGCTCAACTTTCTGCTGAAACTCCCGCAGTCGGCCAACCTCCTTCTGCCGCCGACTCCGCCCCGATCAGGAGCCCGGAGGATCTGGCGCGGGAGAAGGCCATCGCGGAGTTCACGCAGCGGATGAAGGATGCCAATTATCCGGCCCTCTTCGAAAAGGCGGCCAGTGAGTTTGGCGTGCCCACCGATGTCCTGGCGGGCATTGCCTTTGCCGAAACCCGGTGGGAACACCTGCAGTGGCCGCCCGGGGAGACGGTGTCCCCGGAAACGGGCATGCCCCGGCCCTACGGGATCATGTCCCTGTGGGATAATGAATACTTTGGGCACAGCCTCCTGGATGCCGCCAAACTGATCGGCAAGGACCCGCAGGAACTTAAGGATGACCCCTACCAGAACATGCGCGGGGCGGCCGCGCTTTTGAAGCAGCTCTATAGTGAGACGCCCAAGCCCGCCGATGCCCAAGGGGATGAGATTGAGAGCTGGCGCAAGGCCATCGTGAAATACAGCGGCATCCCCCAGCCCGAACTGAGTGAACAGCATGGCTTGGAGGTTTATGAGTACATGAACGACGGTTACCACCAGTATGGCATCGAATGGGAGAAGCACCCGGTAAAGCTGGAGGCCATGCGGGCGGAAGTGGCCAAAATCAAGGCGGATGCCCAAGCCCTGGCTCTGGCCAGGGAGAAAGAGCAGCAGGAAAAGGATGCTAAGCTGATCCCGGCCCTGGCCAAAAAGAATGTAAATAATGAAGCTCCTAAAGCCCAATCAGGTGCTGCGGTGCAGGTAGCCGCCAGCACACCTTCCACCAAGCCTTCCTGGATGATTTGGGGGGCGGCTCTAGGAATTTTAGCATTGGTTGTAGTCATCTACTTCGCCTTACGGCCGAAGGATATTTCGAGCAGGAAGTGA
- a CDS encoding N-acetylmuramoyl-L-alanine amidase, whose amino-acid sequence MNNIPKSIVLAAGIVAGTTAANASSDYAPAIWNPAYSGHWYTSGNGHKFVVCHDMEGYYLSTISYFQQSGTQASIHYCVNGKQDTGTDAPAGELTQMVSEAYYAWHVLCWNTYCAGTEHEGFASNPAWYTDAMYNTSGLLQRHLCDHYGIPKDRNHIVGHDEWQNAAWCTYASAHFGIDTTCNSHTDPGQYWDWNKLMSIVNPTTTTIVVDNADAGFSTSANWATGTSATDKYGADYRYRSNASLSDAATFSTSLPSAGTWTVYVWYPEGANRSSSTPFIISTSAGDHTEDVNQQITGGQWVNQGSYTMNSGANYIKVSCWTAAAGVVVADAVKWVQ is encoded by the coding sequence ATGAACAACATCCCAAAATCAATAGTGCTCGCCGCGGGCATTGTTGCAGGCACAACCGCAGCTAATGCCAGCAGTGATTACGCTCCAGCCATCTGGAATCCGGCCTACTCCGGCCACTGGTACACCTCAGGCAATGGTCACAAATTTGTGGTCTGCCATGATATGGAAGGTTATTACCTCTCCACCATCTCCTACTTCCAACAATCAGGAACTCAGGCCAGTATCCACTACTGCGTCAACGGCAAGCAGGATACCGGCACTGATGCGCCAGCCGGTGAACTCACCCAGATGGTATCGGAAGCCTATTATGCCTGGCACGTCCTCTGTTGGAATACCTACTGCGCCGGAACTGAGCATGAAGGGTTTGCCAGCAATCCTGCCTGGTATACCGATGCGATGTACAACACCTCCGGCCTGCTCCAACGCCATCTCTGTGATCATTACGGCATTCCCAAGGACCGCAATCATATCGTCGGCCACGATGAATGGCAGAATGCCGCCTGGTGCACCTATGCCTCTGCTCACTTCGGCATCGACACCACCTGCAATTCCCACACCGATCCCGGCCAATATTGGGATTGGAACAAGCTGATGAGCATCGTCAATCCCACCACCACCACCATCGTGGTGGATAATGCAGACGCTGGTTTCAGTACCTCAGCCAACTGGGCCACCGGCACCTCTGCCACGGACAAATATGGCGCTGATTATCGTTACCGCAGCAATGCCTCGCTCAGCGATGCAGCGACCTTCTCCACCAGCCTGCCGTCCGCTGGCACATGGACGGTGTACGTCTGGTATCCTGAAGGCGCAAATCGTTCGTCCTCCACTCCGTTCATCATCTCCACCTCTGCTGGCGATCATACCGAGGACGTTAATCAGCAGATAACCGGGGGGCAGTGGGTCAATCAAGGCTCGTACACCATGAACTCTGGTGCCAATTACATCAAAGTATCCTGCTGGACAGCCGCTGCGGGCGTAGTCGTTGCCGACGCCGTCAAATGGGTTCAATAA